The Candidatus Hydrogenedens sp. genome contains the following window.
GGATTAACCTACTCCGTGAAGGATTGGACATCCCAGAAGTTTCTCTTGTCGCTATTCTCGATGCAGACAAAGAGGGATACCTACGTTCCGAAACCAGCCTAATTCAAACATGCGGAAGAGCAGCACGGAATCTCCATGGGAAGGTTATCATGTATGCAGACCAAATAACGTCATCTATGGAACATGCTATACGCGAAATGGAACGAAGGCGAAAGAAGCAAATAAGCTATAATCGGAAACACAAAATTACTCCACGAACAATACAAAAGCCCATTCCTAATATTGTTCCACAGGCAAAAGTGCGAACTTCTCAAAAGAAACTGAAAGTGGCAGAGGCAACTGAAGAATATACAACTATGCCAGAAGATATTCCACGAGAAATTGAAAAGTTAAGACAACTGATGTTTGAATCCGCAGAACGGATGGATTTTGAAGAAGCCGCTGTTTATCGGGATAGAATGCTCAACCTACAACGGCTACAAATCGAATTGGGTCTGTAACCATTAGGGAATTTAATTTTGTTTACTCGAATAAAATTAGAAACGTTGTTTGTTTTGATATAATAATTACACTAACTACGCTGAGGAGGATATGATATGCCATTATTCGAATACACGTGCAAAGAATGCAACAAAACATTTGAATTACTTGTTAAAAACGCTGATGTAAAAGTTACATGTCCTGAATGTGGGTCTAAAAAAACAGAAAAATCATTAAGTCATTTTGCACCTCTTGGTGCCAGTTCAGGTAAACGACTTAATATGGGATGCGTCGGCGATTGTGGTAATAACTATAATAGTTGTTCACTAAATAACTCTGGGGGATGTTGCGGTTGTAACATGTAAAGGTTAACCCCGTTTACTTAGAACGTTCTCCTCATATCTTTTAACTTCATGAATCCAGTTGTGCCCTACGGGAACATTATTTTTTAAACAGTAATAATTCCATACAGCAGACCATGGCAGTCTCTTCGTTTCTTCAAGTAAAGCGAGTCGGCTTGTATAGTCGCCACTACATTCCAGCTGTTTTAATATTTGAGAAGGTTCTAATAGTGCTTTTAACAAAGCACAGAGAACAGAACGGGTACCAATAACCCATGCTGAAATACGGTTTATACTGGCATCAAAGAAATCTAAACCTATATGTACCCGTGGTAGAAGATTATTGCGGACAATTTCTTCCATAAGGGCAGATACATCATCATTTATGATAACGACATGGTCACTGTCCCAACGTACCCCACGGCTGATATGAAGAAGTATTTCGGGCACATATAGTAAAACAGAGGAAATTTTATCAGCAACAGATTCTGTAGGATGGAAATGCCCCATATCTAAACATAGTAATTTTTGTTTCTTGATAGCATAACCTAAATAAAACTCATGAGAGCCAACGACATAACATTCCGAACCTATCCCGAACAATTTGCTTTCCACAGAGTCTTTGTTCAACTGCTCATCTACAACAATATTAAAAATTTCATCTAATGACTCCTGAAGCCGTTCCCGTGGAGAATATCGGTCAATAGGTAAGTCCTTAAAGCCATCTGGTATCCAGATATTCGTTACACAGGTGTTTCCTAAGGTCTTCCCAAAATATGCACCAATCTCACGACATACAATACAATGACGAATCCAAAAATTGCGGATGTTACGGTCAGGATGGGATAACGTAAAACCAGAATCTGCCAGCGGATGTGCGAAACATGTCGGGTTAAAATCAACACCCAATCCCTGTTGTTTTGCCCAGTCTGCCCAACGTGAAAAATGTTCTGGTTTTAGATTGTCACGCTCAACTTTTTTACCACCTGTTTCAGCATAAATAGCATGGAGATTAATCCGATGCTTCCCAGGTA
Protein-coding sequences here:
- a CDS encoding zinc ribbon domain-containing protein, whose translation is MPLFEYTCKECNKTFELLVKNADVKVTCPECGSKKTEKSLSHFAPLGASSGKRLNMGCVGDCGNNYNSCSLNNSGGCCGCNM
- a CDS encoding L-rhamnose isomerase; protein product: MALIPKYNVEETEKMYELAREIYAGVNVDTDAVLKTLESIPISLHCWQGDDVGGFEHSESASSGGIQATGNYPGKARNADELRSDMEKALSLIPGKHRINLHAIYAETGGKKVERDNLKPEHFSRWADWAKQQGLGVDFNPTCFAHPLADSGFTLSHPDRNIRNFWIRHCIVCREIGAYFGKTLGNTCVTNIWIPDGFKDLPIDRYSPRERLQESLDEIFNIVVDEQLNKDSVESKLFGIGSECYVVGSHEFYLGYAIKKQKLLCLDMGHFHPTESVADKISSVLLYVPEILLHISRGVRWDSDHVVIINDDVSALMEEIVRNNLLPRVHIGLDFFDASINRISAWVIGTRSVLCALLKALLEPSQILKQLECSGDYTSRLALLEETKRLPWSAVWNYYCLKNNVPVGHNWIHEVKRYEENVLSKRG